From one Tetragenococcus osmophilus genomic stretch:
- a CDS encoding ABC transporter permease, with protein MLLKLSLTGLKGRWRDYVVLFSGLMIAAGIFYMFQSMASNDAFLSSNSPVAMTGIIFQLGSVLLAIITLVYILYANSFLMSMRQKDYAMFMMLGAKQRKIALLIFIETFIIGLLATLLGSLIGVGLSSIVNKLLTNQLNVQVSHFSPFSAKALLITLIFFTLLFLIAATINASSIVKKPILSLLKANETPTASRRKPIILSLEAISGLLLLAIGYYMMDNVTTIGFLALVVALITIVLGTYFVFHSVMIFGLNLLKRSDNLRLKNLNNFTLSQLSFRIQDYTKMLSMVAMIFALALGALTVGLGFHNEIPKMTEQTSTYDLLINNSQDADQKQIEELNPTLDISYQLKEDENTVYFNQEQFDEEPLNAIYYDTTPKKTTYSGEELANDEVKMDSLRTLLLPEQQGKEMSMVTEDEFNALSQPSSRLQVVQVKDFMTQKDTIGKVVDENVKQNPSLAQSQFSMNQKYDIYTLYNEMFSGLEFMGFFLGIAFLTMLASCLMFKILSGAASDVARYDMLNKIGTRMSLLKNSIKKEIAVLFLAPGVLGAIHVLFGLKMFTSLLTEPYAGIWLPFLIFFILYLLYYLLTVWLYTDIVLKKKE; from the coding sequence ATGCTTTTAAAATTATCACTAACTGGACTTAAAGGACGCTGGCGCGATTACGTGGTGCTATTTTCTGGACTAATGATTGCCGCAGGGATATTTTACATGTTTCAATCAATGGCAAGTAACGATGCTTTTTTATCAAGTAATTCTCCTGTAGCTATGACAGGTATTATTTTTCAACTAGGTTCTGTTTTACTTGCTATTATCACTTTAGTTTACATTTTATACGCGAATTCTTTTTTGATGAGTATGCGACAAAAAGACTATGCGATGTTTATGATGTTAGGTGCTAAACAACGTAAAATTGCCCTGCTCATTTTTATCGAAACATTTATTATCGGCCTTTTGGCAACACTTTTGGGCTCTCTTATAGGCGTAGGATTGTCTTCTATTGTAAACAAGCTTTTGACTAATCAATTGAACGTTCAAGTATCGCACTTTTCTCCTTTTAGCGCAAAGGCGTTATTGATCACATTGATCTTTTTTACCTTATTGTTTTTAATTGCAGCTACGATCAATGCTTCTTCGATCGTTAAAAAGCCTATTTTATCTTTATTAAAAGCCAACGAAACACCGACTGCTTCACGTCGCAAACCTATTATACTGTCACTAGAAGCTATCAGTGGTCTGCTTTTATTAGCAATTGGTTATTATATGATGGATAATGTCACAACCATCGGATTTTTAGCGCTAGTCGTTGCTTTAATTACAATTGTATTAGGCACCTATTTTGTTTTTCATTCCGTCATGATTTTTGGTTTGAACCTTTTAAAACGCTCAGACAATTTGAGATTGAAAAATTTAAATAATTTTACTTTGTCTCAGTTAAGTTTTCGTATTCAAGATTATACCAAGATGCTTTCGATGGTGGCGATGATTTTTGCCTTAGCTTTAGGCGCGTTAACCGTCGGACTCGGATTCCACAATGAAATTCCAAAAATGACCGAGCAAACTTCAACTTATGATTTACTAATAAACAATAGCCAAGACGCTGACCAAAAGCAAATCGAAGAGTTAAATCCGACTTTGGATATTAGCTATCAGCTAAAAGAAGATGAAAACACCGTTTATTTTAATCAAGAACAATTTGATGAAGAGCCTTTAAACGCGATTTACTATGATACAACGCCTAAAAAGACCACTTATTCTGGTGAAGAATTAGCTAATGATGAAGTCAAGATGGATAGTCTGCGGACCTTATTGCTTCCCGAACAACAAGGAAAAGAAATGTCGATGGTAACTGAAGATGAATTTAACGCGCTTAGTCAGCCATCTAGTCGCTTGCAAGTTGTTCAAGTAAAAGATTTTATGACGCAAAAAGATACTATCGGAAAAGTTGTTGACGAAAATGTAAAACAAAACCCGTCTTTAGCTCAAAGTCAATTTTCGATGAACCAAAAATATGACATTTACACACTTTATAATGAAATGTTTTCTGGACTTGAATTTATGGGATTTTTCCTCGGAATTGCTTTTTTGACGATGTTAGCGAGTTGCTTGATGTTTAAAATCCTATCAGGAGCAGCTAGTGATGTTGCTCGTTACGATATGTTAAATAAAATCGGTACACGAATGAGTCTATTAAAAAACTCAATCAAAAAAGAAATTGCAGTATTATTTTTAGCACCGGGGGTTTTAGGCGCAATTCATGTGCTATTTGGGCTAAAAATGTTTACCTCTTTACTCACTGAACCTTATGCCGGGATTTGGTTACCGTTTCTCATCTTCTTCATCTTGTACCTGCTTTATTATTTGTTAACGGTCTGGTTATACACAGATATTGTTTTAAAGAAAAAAGAATAG
- a CDS encoding histidine kinase — MNLTYLFIIVIASIVLIFGFINIFAPKTGWWLEIGWRIKDAEPSHAALIMNRVSGGFMIIIASIIIYRIIQLV; from the coding sequence ATGAATTTAACTTACCTTTTTATTATTGTAATAGCTTCTATTGTACTTATTTTTGGTTTTATTAATATATTTGCGCCTAAAACAGGCTGGTGGTTAGAAATTGGTTGGCGGATAAAAGACGCTGAACCTTCCCACGCGGCTTTGATTATGAACCGAGTTAGCGGTGGTTTCATGATTATTATTGCAAGTATAATCATTTATCGAATCATACAGTTAGTGTAA
- a CDS encoding PepSY domain-containing protein → MKNLKKKIIGGIAIAAVFVVGGSYAWASTSDKELDNSDTDKIEVTEKEALDTFSDEYGKKVESIELEPTRDGYVYEVESYDDKVEYNTEIDAASGDIIDNKSDKDDEDDDEEETRYELNQKDAIDREKATEIAEKEADSGKAREWKLERVSDDRQTWEVNVLEKGNETEVTMDAENGEVLEVEEDDD, encoded by the coding sequence ATGAAAAATTTAAAGAAGAAAATCATTGGTGGTATTGCAATCGCAGCCGTTTTTGTCGTAGGAGGTAGTTATGCTTGGGCTTCAACCAGCGATAAAGAACTTGATAATTCTGATACTGACAAAATTGAAGTGACAGAAAAAGAAGCACTGGATACTTTTTCTGATGAATATGGGAAAAAGGTTGAAAGTATCGAATTAGAGCCTACGCGTGATGGTTATGTATATGAAGTAGAAAGTTATGACGATAAAGTCGAATATAATACAGAAATTGATGCCGCTTCGGGTGATATTATCGATAACAAAAGCGATAAGGACGATGAAGATGATGACGAAGAAGAAACTCGTTATGAACTAAATCAAAAAGACGCGATTGATCGAGAAAAAGCAACTGAAATTGCGGAAAAAGAAGCTGACAGCGGAAAAGCTCGTGAATGGAAATTAGAGCGTGTTTCTGATGATAGACAAACTTGGGAAGTCAATGTTCTTGAAAAAGGAAATGAAACTGAAGTAACCATGGATGCAGAAAACGGTGAAGTATTAGAAGTAGAAGAAGACGACGATTAA
- a CDS encoding sensor histidine kinase, whose amino-acid sequence MKNKQTAKRQLTVRFMGLFALILLLMNLIFVGISVAFVYDYVSDRSEHIFDTIENSEPSRQSWSDLVNSYVIQDEGEALQVRLSNGETYYSEDAAETFNDVSEGKTIPFLEHFVFVDDDRYYYEEKEIDDAEVSLIIDSEAIADITINLLMVNLLLNIMGLIVGAVLIYWMVGRWSQKLSKMSTELNQLDETQGYLTVPEDLQEIYQVAMAFNTLLEKQREAIKREKQFVSDASHELRTPIAAIRGHMNLIQRRSETHPEVIPQSLAFIDKESKRIELLSEQLLTLGRVENKNNLEMIDFSSLVTQEVEDLQLSSERDFILQIEPEIYFKAAKTDLQQIIQNLLENALKYAPTGEIKVSLQKNDKINLQVADQGIGIADEEKEKIFERLYRIDPSRSSEINGSGIGLSIVKALVTKYGGDIQVEDNKPKGTIFIIHFPKK is encoded by the coding sequence ATGAAAAATAAACAAACAGCCAAGCGTCAATTAACAGTGCGCTTCATGGGGTTATTTGCGCTAATATTGCTTTTAATGAATTTAATTTTTGTCGGTATTTCTGTTGCTTTTGTCTATGATTATGTTTCTGACCGAAGTGAACACATTTTTGACACAATCGAAAATAGCGAACCCTCAAGGCAAAGTTGGTCTGACTTGGTCAATAGCTATGTGATACAAGACGAAGGAGAAGCTTTGCAAGTTCGTTTATCAAATGGCGAAACCTATTATTCAGAAGATGCAGCAGAGACGTTTAATGATGTTTCTGAAGGCAAAACAATCCCTTTTTTGGAGCATTTTGTATTTGTTGATGATGACCGTTATTATTATGAAGAAAAAGAAATAGATGATGCTGAAGTATCTTTAATTATTGATAGCGAAGCGATCGCAGATATTACAATAAATTTATTAATGGTCAATCTCTTATTAAATATAATGGGTCTAATAGTGGGGGCTGTGCTCATTTATTGGATGGTAGGACGTTGGAGCCAAAAACTAAGTAAAATGTCTACTGAATTGAATCAGCTAGACGAAACACAAGGTTATTTAACTGTTCCAGAAGATCTCCAAGAAATCTATCAAGTGGCTATGGCATTTAATACATTACTAGAAAAACAACGAGAAGCGATCAAACGTGAGAAGCAATTTGTCAGTGACGCTTCTCATGAACTGCGAACGCCAATAGCAGCGATTCGTGGACACATGAATTTAATTCAACGAAGAAGCGAAACCCATCCAGAAGTCATTCCACAGTCATTGGCTTTTATCGACAAAGAATCTAAACGTATCGAATTGTTGAGCGAACAATTATTGACTCTGGGCCGTGTGGAAAACAAAAATAATTTAGAAATGATTGATTTTTCGTCACTTGTAACACAAGAAGTAGAAGACTTACAATTATCGTCTGAACGAGATTTTATATTGCAAATAGAACCAGAAATTTATTTTAAAGCGGCTAAAACAGATTTGCAGCAAATTATTCAAAATCTATTAGAGAATGCTTTGAAATATGCGCCTACTGGCGAAATTAAGGTTTCACTTCAAAAAAATGACAAAATTAACTTACAAGTTGCCGATCAAGGAATCGGAATTGCAGACGAAGAAAAAGAGAAAATTTTTGAGCGACTTTACCGTATCGATCCATCACGATCTAGTGAAATTAATGGTTCAGGCATTGGTTTGTCTATCGTAAAAGCACTTGTGACAAAATATGGAGGAGATATACAGGTAGAAGATAATAAGCCTAAAGGAACAATATTTATCATTCATTTCCCTAAAAAATGA
- a CDS encoding response regulator transcription factor — translation MKPLNLLLVEDEESLASFIQSELQFEGYKTSWEKDGQIALDTFLQNKEHFDLILLDWMLPGLDGITVARRIRKVSKIPIIMMTARTQTTDIVVGLDTGLDDYITKPFEIEELFARIRVIERRLQEQNEESNLLRYKKITMDIAKHQVQVEDELIELTPKEFGILYQLMKEPEVVKKRDDLLNEVWGYDYFGQTNVVDVYIRTLRNKLKEVDADSFIQTIRGVGYVLRDAYEK, via the coding sequence ATGAAACCGTTAAACTTGTTATTAGTAGAAGATGAAGAAAGTTTAGCTAGTTTTATCCAAAGTGAATTACAATTTGAAGGGTATAAAACGAGTTGGGAAAAAGATGGACAAATAGCGTTAGATACTTTTTTACAAAATAAAGAGCATTTTGATTTGATTTTATTAGATTGGATGTTACCTGGCTTAGATGGGATTACTGTTGCTCGTCGGATTCGCAAGGTAAGTAAGATTCCGATTATTATGATGACAGCGCGCACGCAAACAACAGATATCGTGGTGGGTTTAGATACTGGTTTAGATGACTATATCACCAAACCATTTGAAATCGAAGAACTTTTTGCACGAATTCGTGTGATTGAACGACGTTTGCAAGAACAAAATGAAGAAAGCAACTTACTACGCTACAAGAAAATCACCATGGATATAGCGAAACACCAAGTACAGGTAGAAGATGAACTAATCGAGTTGACACCAAAGGAATTCGGAATCTTATACCAGTTAATGAAAGAACCTGAAGTTGTCAAAAAACGTGACGATCTATTAAACGAAGTTTGGGGTTATGATTACTTTGGACAAACCAATGTGGTAGACGTATATATTCGTACGTTACGTAACAAATTAAAAGAAGTTGATGCGGATTCTTTTATTCAGACGATTCGCGGTGTGGGTTATGTATTGAGGGATGCTTATGAAAAATAA